In Tripterygium wilfordii isolate XIE 37 chromosome 17, ASM1340144v1, whole genome shotgun sequence, the genomic window AGAAGTTTTGGAAGTTCTTTCCTCAATATCGAAATATAAACCTTTTTCTGCAGGTTGACTAGTGGAGCCATCCTATAAAAGAGCGACCCTTAACATCATACTATTTGAAGACTAGCTAGCAAAGACTGTCTAGAGCAACGTTTAAATGTACGAGAACAACTATTAAAGATTTGCACAGGGGAAAAGCTACTTACACAGTTATCTCTGTAAGAGGAGGCAGCACCAGATTTCCGCATTCTATAAGCTTAGCTTTTGTTCTTCGAAGCATAAAAGCTCTCAATATCCATTTTAAAGTTTTAAATTCTTCCTTCGCCTTGGTTGCATCAGCGCCTGTTAGCAATAACAAGTGTCACAAAACTTTTACTGAAATGATATTCAACTATTCAAGAAAAATACTATTCTGGAAGACTTCATAGAACAAGAGAAACTCTTTCTGTTCAAACTAATGATAAATTATCATACAAAATGTCTACGAAAGAAGAAATTTCTCAACAATTCTCATTGACAGAACAAGGCGCCAACATTTCAAACAATGAGAAATTTTAACAAACAGAGaagaataatgaaaaaaaagaagaaaaaaaaaaccaacctaACAAGTTTAGTAATTGTGCGAACATTTGCTTAACTGCACATAAGTTTCTCtttttgaccttcaacaacatCTTTCAAAAAGTAAAATTTTAGACTCCTTGGataaaaatattgaatgaaaaattTTACACTAATTGGTTTTTAGTCTTCACTGATTTCTGTAATGATATTCAAGAGAATGGAGAAAATAGAAGACTCAGTCATCAAAGTAAATGAGTATAGTTTTGGGACAAGCAATACCTACGCAATCACAAAAGGTTAGAAAATAACCTGACAAAGGGTCTACAGCTTCCTTGAACATGCAAAGGAATTGCTCCAGTGTCCCGAACACGGCAGGCGAGCAAAAGTGCATCAAACTCCATAGTTCAGTAAGATTATTCTGAATAGGGGTGCCAGTCATCAACAACCGTCTTGGCATGAGAAAGTGCTCCATGAGGACACTATAAAGAACCTGTTAAGAATTGAGCACTGCATCACTGCCAATGAGATTAACAGAAACTCTCAGACTTCAACACATTTTTCATAAGTCTAAAGACATTACTACTCGGAACCCAAACTGCTCAAATCATAGAAGTGCAAATTGCATTCCATTTCAGTTGCATGATACCTCAACAGTCTACCAGGTAATAAGTAGCTTGAGATGACAGTCAAAAAATTATTTCAGTGGACTTTGCAAAAGTTAGGGAAACATTAGACTGATGCTGTAAAAAAATGTACGCACATGAACACAACGGTGTTAGAGTCACAGCTAGAGGagtataaaaattttaattttttgaggaTTAGTAATCAACTGATATTTACCACCACATAAATATAAGCTCATAAGTTAATGAGAAATATAGTATAATATTTTGGAGATACACTGGAAGGATTTTTGAGTCTTTGAGCTTCATCAATTACAGCATAGTCCCATGgaatttgagaaagaaaatcCTGATCCATCAGTGCTATGTCATATGTTGTCAACAGGACATCAAAGGGTAAAGAAGAAACCTGCAGATAAATCCAACTAAAATAATTCATCAACTCATCCATTtttatcaaggaaaaaaaatatagagagTGAACGGATTACAAAAAGTCTAGATATATTAAAATAACCGacacaataaaattatttcaggCACTTTGTTAGGAAGAGCGTAGAGCAAGATCAAAATCTTACACCAGATGATGAGAACCGCTCTGTTACATGCTCATACATTGTCCTACGTAGACTACGCCGCTGTTCTTTATCACCAACATACCTTAGGACCTTCAATTTGGGAGTAAATTTTACCATCTCCGAGACCCAACCATCAGTCACACTTAAAGGACACAATACCactaaaaataattgaattaagCAAAAAAGATGAAGTATCAGTTCAGTCAGTAATAAAAATAGTAGCTCCAAGATCTTCAAACACAAATAAAAGTCTCCCTCAACTCACCGAATGGCCCAGATGATACACAGGAAACCTTCAAATAGCTCAAGAAAGCTATAGCTTGCAGAGTTTTCCCCAGTCCCATCTGCAAACAAACACAGTCACTAGTGGATTTTACGGTTGAATGCATAAGGGTTTACTAGGTTAATTAAGATTTGATCATATTAAAAATAAGAATTTTCAATCAATATCAGGAAATTAAATGGATATCGATATACGATATATATACTTTAAAAGCCATGAATAATCTGCAAAATCTGGCTTTCTGCTAACGATTGTCAATTACGTTTGGATGAACCGCAACACACTGTTGTGAACAATGTCACTAACAATATTACCGCCTCAATGTTTAAGGAAAGCAAGCAGTCCATAATGCCGtcaaagttaaagatgcaagtcCAAAAATCAAACAACAATCACACTTCAGCTCCATAGCCTAAATTAGTTCAGATTTAATACCTTGTAGAAAGCAAGTGAGGAATGTTCAGCGGGATTAGAAAAAACCACCAActtaataaacaaaaaaaaaaatcaaagcatgCCAAGTATAAGCAAAACAAAACATGTTATCTGATCTCTTCAGGAACCTAATCAGCGACAGAAAATAGTCAGCAATGGCAAAGATATACGATTCAATATGCATACTCCAACAATTGCAATTGAACTTCAAGCCTTACATCATCTTCTATCAATGAAGCAACCAACCCAAACTAATTTCTAAATATAGCATAAAGTAAATGAGATCCCAAATTCCATTTATGCATGCATATACCTCATCTCCTGCAATCAGAAAAAATAAACCGAAGTCAAACTGCAAATCTGATTAAAGCTCGAATTCAAGATTGTAGaactcctttttcttttattttctcggAATTAAGAACTGAACCTACCGAGAATGACGTTGGCCCCAAGTTGATATCTCCTTATGAGCCAAGAAACCCCCTCGACTTGGTAGGGTTTAAGTGTAGCCGTCACCCCAAACTCTGCACAATTCACCGGCACCTGAGCTGAACGTGCGTCTTCGGCGAGGACGATCGTGGCAGCGGCTTTGAGTCTCTCCTCGTAGTTCATCTTCCACTCCTAGCAGCGGCGCCGTATTTGGGAGCTGCAAAAGTGGTGGTTTCTAACTTTCTATTGAACTGGAGAAGCTTGGAGGGAACGGGAGAGAGATCCATGGGATAATAGTAATTACAACTTTGGAATTTACACGTGGCGAGTACTGGTCATTCTCTTTTTACTCTCGTTCTTTTAGTTagattaaacaaaattaaaatagatTAAATTCATCAAACATTAATTTAGGTTTGagacttcaatttttttttttcgttttttttttatttcttagttAAAACTGGCGAACAAGAGTGTCTATCCTATGCGCATATTATTTATGTAAAATCGTGGGCTctaaaaattcaaatgaaatcAGGTGCGTATATTTTTACATTTTATGgtaattaatcaaaacatattATATTTAAACTCAATATACACTAGTTATCTGCATTTTCCAATTTTAGAATTAATTCCTAATACTAATGTGTTTAGTTCTTGATATGTGTATATGTGCAGAACATGAATCTGATTTCAAGTTGGTGTAGATGCAAGAATTTAACATTCCTGATCATATGGTGATTCATGACTGGGCCTTCACAGACACTCCACTACATACTGTTTTCCAATAGCATCAAGGTTGACGTCATTGGTAATTAAATAACTAAAAGATATTTAACCTCTATTAGAGAAAGATAAACCATGATTAGCAAATTAATTAAGGCAAGTTGACATATATGCAGGGTCAATGGGTGAAGTTGATTCATAATTTTGGCCACAACATGTTGGGAATGCTTTTGAGGTTAAGGATCAAAATGGGAATTTGGAGATACAGATTCAGGTTGTTGCTTGCtcctagggatggcaaaaaaaaccgatccgagcactatccgcagggtacccgatccatttaaaacccagaaaccgatcctataggttttcaaaaaggttttggttttggttttcaaacccgtcacggtttagggtcgggtttggtttttgatgtcgggtttagtgtacccgaaccgtttaataaacaattcattatagtaatgatattataaataatctataacgatatactactaggatactaaattataacatgataaagcatattacaacgtatttatttatagaagcatactaataaaactataaattagactaatttgaattataaaatcataagtaatataaatcatactcaatattaatttatattaatataatcatcaaagaaaaaaattaaaagttaaatggtaaacgggtactcgatggtaaacggttatgaaaTGGTttcgggtttggaaatttaaatggttttttaaatggttttggaacggttttggtatagagtatcttaaatggaaacagTTTTGATATttactaattggaagggtacccgacccgttgtcatccctactTGCTCCTATCATTGGTTCAACTTTCAAAGCCTATTTGGTAAGTAGTTCAGCCAATTATGgggaaattatataaaaatatgtgtgtgtacatatatatatatatatagtattgctTAGGTGCAGACGCAGGGTTATGAAGGGGTAATGAAATTTTTGGTTATTGAAAGAATTGTTAATTTCCAACCTAGTCACTGAATGTTCACATGTTCCAACACGGGAAACCAGATTTGAAAATTGTTACGATATGTACATACGAGCAAATTTCTCACTGTTGGGGCAGATAGTAGATgtcttatatttatttttatatgacaTCAGCAATTCGACTGCTCGAATAGTCGAAAATCTATTTAAGCgtgcatattgaaacaattttaactTTGAGTTCTCAAGTTGAAACATTTGAATATTCGGTGACCGAGTTGGACCTTGTCAACTCTTTTAATGACCAAAAGTTACATTACCCCGAGTTATGGACTCGGCTCTTTTTTGAACAAGTTAGCTCCACTCGTTACTTCACTTTTCAGAGTTGCTCAAGAAGCAGAGTTTGTAACTCAGGGTAAAGTTACGGGAGTCTGCACTTGAGcagtggtgtaaataaaatacTTTGTTGATGTTTGGTATTGGACAGGATATAATTGGCAAAGTGGGAAGCTAGATCCTTCATCCATGAATGTCAAAGAAGATTATCAAACTCAGTTAATGCCCCATCTTATATTTAATCAGAAAACAcagacaaaatgaaaaaaaaaaaaaaaaaaaaccagtttttctttctttgtttattatatatataatggtgCCATAGGAGGCTTTAAAACAGGTAGAGAAATTGATTTACAGTCTTCATGATGTGTGAGCTACTGATGGTCAAGCTCTCTGAATGCGGTCGAAAACTATGATCAACATGATCACAATAGTCACAAGTAAAGATGACCTAACCTTTTCCAATAACGTTTCTCTGATTTCAGGATTGGGTTCCTTGTCAATTGCATGAAGTACGTCACCGGTGAGCGCATGGAATTTCTCAATCAGGTCCGCGATTTTTGCTTTTATAGTTTCCATTATCCACAACAGGAACTGCATTGCGCAGTCTGGTTCTTCGTTGGATTTCTGAGGCTTCTCTATTCCATCTACATCAAAGACATATTATGTGGAATAATCATCAAAGATAGCAGAATGCAATTGCAAATATGAACAGAAGAAATCCTGATGGCAAACCTGAACGGTACGAGGCTCGTAGCTTGCGAACAACCTCATTGTCCATGATAGCACTCCAGACAGCTTTATCATATGCTAATGAAACCACCAGTCTCTACAGGAAGGTTAGATCTCTTGAAGGCATGCTTGAGAAATGTAATGCAAGATTTGTTGAAACTTTTTAAGTGAAGGGAGAACACTCCATAACAAATGAGTGTTCAAATTGAAAAGTGAAGAAGGTAAATCAGCCAGTAGTATAGTACAAGAGGTTTGATTCATTTATGATAGATCATGAATACAATAGAACAACCTCTGACCACTGTGTTTCTCTAATCGTACTTTTATTATCCTCTCACTATATATGTTGAcgacatatttgattgttggTAAGATACCATAAAAGATTGATCAATTGAAGAACGAACTTAGTAAGTCTTTTATAATACTTAGGATGAAAATGTCCAGACATCGACAAAGTACAAGATTATTGTGGCTGGCCCATAAGCAAAACCAGTTTCCTCTCCATTCGCAAATCTTTTAAGGTTAAGCTCGAGCCAGAAATTATGGTGTCCATGTTATTTTCTTCGGGATTAATTTACttgatatattaattattttggcAATAATCCCACCAGAAAGGATATTCCAGCATTCAAAGTGGTTTCATCAGACATTGAAACAGCAAACAGAAACTAGGGCAAGGGCAAAGAGATCAAAGCTGCAAAAACATTTTCTTGGCCAATTTAAactcactgacaaagttttaattaaaattgaaaGTTCCCATCAGCACCTGTAAGTATCTAAAACGCATGAAGATACCTTAACAGATGGGTCCGTTTGCAGCAAATGAAAAGCATCAATAAGCCTTCCATATCCATGAGAAATCAATGCCCTTACATCACGGCCGTTGAACAGTTGCTGGAACAGACTAAATGCAGGCCCAGATGAGGAAATCAACTGCATCAAACTGTTAACATGGCTTAAGAATTTGTGCCCAAAAGAAGGTTAAATGGAAATAAATTTGACAAGCCAGTCTCTCATGGGATGAGAAATCCAATCTAGGATGCAAAGTTTAAGGCTTTAATTTAAATTGATGCAGAaacagtacatatatatacacctaaATCATATCTACATTCAATTATAACATTAGTAATCAGACAGATAAGAATTTGATTACTCACCTTTGGAGAGCAGCCATGGCACTTTCAACCTCAAATTGGGAAGGAACagaaccaaaaacaaaactataTGTAGACGACCCACTACCCCTTTTATCTTCTCTTCCATCATGGGAGGAGGAGCAAGGAGAAGCAGCAAAAGAGTTACTACTGGGTCCAACTCCAGTATTATTGGTGGCTAGTACTGGAAAGTTAagattagaagaagaagaagaagaagaaggcggAGCGGGACGGGTaaaagaggaggaagagagggCTTTGAATCCAATCAAAAGAAGGTCAATATACATGGCTCTGTAGGATTAACTAAGGCAAGACGAAAGAACAAGAAATTGAACCAAACACAAATCCCCTTGAATCTGTACTTCAGCATTTCTAGGGTTTTTAAAGAGTTTgcttataaaacaaaaaagtggTCACACAACTTACAGCAGAAGCAGAAGCTTATTTCAAAAAGGAATAAGTTCATGTAGTTTGATGAAAAGggttattaatatttttatttttttttaaaatgtcaaAAGACCCAATATATATTTCAGAACTTATCACATGAGTAAAATAAATAGAGGTCATCAAAGACACTCGGGCCACCATAATGATGGAATACAATCAAAACAAGAAAGTTGGACAAAACATATAATAACAAGACATAAATCAGCTTATAAGACAACTTATACTGATTCTCCTCCTAAGCCTTGCATATCTCTTTCCCAAGCTAGCTTCTCTGCACGAACAATACTCACAACCGAGCTAGGAACTTCCTCAATCCAGACCTGCATGTCTTGGACGAGGAGCGCATGTTTGGCCATGGAATGAGCAGCCAAATTTGTTGTACGTCGCACAAAGACAACCTTCCAACTCATGAAATAACCTAGTAATCTCTTGATTTCCTCTATCACTTTACTCCATACAGCACGGGTTGGAACACTCCCATTAATTGCATTAACAATGACAGCAGAATCACCTTCAAATATCAACTCCGTAAAGCCCAACTCAGAAGATAATTTCACTGCTTGTAAACAAGCCAAAGCTTCAGCCAAGGTCGGGTCTAGTATAGTAGATCTCACCAATGCACAACTGGCCAAAACGTCGCCATATTCATCTCTAAATACAATACCCATACCTGTTCGATTAGTTTGAGTATGTATAGCAACATCCCAATTAGATTTAACGACATTCCTAGGAGGACCTCGCCAGAACTCTAGTATCCGGATTATTCTCCGAAATTCCACCAGGTTGAGGGACTTCCAAGCTTTGTTTAGCTTTATAAAATCATCAGCTGTATGAATGCCATTCAAGGCTACCTGTGTAGGATGCATAAAATTCCCTTCATGTACAAACTTATTTCTCCTTAACCAGATCATCCGCATTGTAATTGCCAAAGTAGATACTTCTTGAGTAGAAAGAACACACCTTATATTATTCCAAAACTGCCCAAAGGACCCATTGAAGTACGAATTCAGCTTTTGTAATTTTCGGAGACTAACACAAAATACATTTCTTGCCGAAGGGCATTCCCAAAGTGCATGGAGTGTTGTTTCATTATTCTGCTTCCACAATGGACAAACCGGCTTATCAAGAATATGCCTATGATGTAACAAAGAATTAGTAGGCAATATTTCATGGACTGCACTCCAAAGAAAAACCCTCGTGGAAGGAGGGACATTCAAAGACCATATGTGAGTCCAAACCGTAGTACAAGGATTAGCTATTGGCTCCGAACAAGAAGCAGATGGTATTTCTCTTATTTCAATCGCACGGTAATATCCACTTCTAACTGTGTATGAACCATTGGATGTCCCATTCCAATATACTGAATCACTAACATAAGGAGACCCAATAGGTTGTTTCAATATCATACTTGCTGTTTCCACCTCAAACAATTCCTCTATTAGTCTAACATTCCACCATCCAATTGACCAATCTATAAGTGTATCCACCATAGCTGTCCTGGGAATGCCCAACTCTTCTATATTAACATTATATATAATTGGTTTCGGCAACCAATTATTCCCTCATATATGTACTGTTGCTCCATTCCCTATCCCCCACCTCAATCCATCTTCTATCAGATATCGTACATTCAAGAAGCTTGTCCACAAGTAAGAagcatttctcttcttctccacctTAAGGAAATCAGTGTTCAGAAAATATTTGGCTTTCAATACACGGTTGGATAATGAGCTTGGATTTATAATGATTCTCCAACACTGTTTCGCAAGTAATGTTTCATTGAACGCCTCAATATTTCTAAAACCCATCCCTCCACTTTTCTTTGATTCACAGAGTTTAGACCAAGAAAGCCAAGCTTTATAAGTACTCTTAGAATTATCACCCCACCACACCTTACGCAGGATTTGATCCACCTCAGTACAAAGACTCTTAGGAAATTGAAATAATTGCATTGCATACGTGGGTATAGCTTGTAACACAGATTTAATAAAAACTTCTTTACCCGCCTTGGATAAGTTTCTATGTGACCAACCCATGACCTTCTTCCTCATTTTATCTAAGATATAAAGAAATGCCGACTTTCGTGATCTTCCAACGATTGCCGGCAACCCCAAATatctttcataattttttgcCTCCACAGCTCCAATCATAGAAATCATCCGTGCTTTCTGTACAGGAGAAGCAAATCGGCTGAAAAAAATACTGGTCTTGCTGTAGTTGATCATTTGACCGGAGACTCTTCCATACTCAGTTAAAATACTGAAAATACACTCCCAATCCTCATCTTTAACACGACAAAAAATAAGGCTATCATCGGCAAAAAACAAGTGAGAAACACGTAGCCTGCCTCTACCAAATGGGAATCCACGAAAAGAATGAGCAGCATGCGCAACATTTAAATTACTACTCAAGGGTTCCGTGCATAAGAcaaaaagaagaggagagagtGGATCACCTTGCCTAATACCTCTTGTTGGGATGATCAAGTTCGTAGTAGAACCATTGACAAGGACTCTGTATGTCACCGAACTGATACATTGCATAATCCACTTCTGCCATTTATCAGAAAAGCCTAAACGAACCATAATCTCCTGTACAAAATGCCATTCCACCCTGTCATAAGCTTTACTCATATCGAGTTTCACCGCCATATAGCTTGTTCTACTCTGGGCTAATAAACTCATGGAATGCAACGCCTCATAGGCCGCAATGACGTTATCTGTAATTAGCCTATCTCTGATAAAAGCAGACTGATTACCTCGTACACATTTATGTAATATAAGTCCCAATCTGTTAGCCAAGATTTTTGAGATAATTTTGTAAGATACATTACATAAACTGATGGGGCGAAATTCAGTTACCTTGagtgtttcttttgttttgggaaTCAAAGCAATATGAGTAAGGTTGACATCAGACTCCATAACTCCAGAAGCAAAAAATTCAAGCACAGCTTCTACCACACATTCACCCACTGTATCCCAATGGCTATGATAAAATCCAGCAGAAAAACCATCCGGCCCTGGAGCTTTTTGACTGCTTATACTACGTACAGCATCCCACACATCCTCTCTAGTAGCCATTCTACATAAATCTTTCATTCATCTCCGTATCAACCACCTttgttattaatatttttttgaaaacactATATATCCATAATTTATATGTCTATAATGTGCTCATAGCTGATagtgtggaaaaaaaatatgggcactatttaaaattaatataccATTTAGATTATAGACAATTAAAAACATCaaattataaatacatatcattttttattttttttggatcaaTAAAACCTTCGAACTTTGAAGAATGATACAAGTGTGTCATTTTGTTAATCTTTAGTTAAAAATGCTGATTTGGCAGTTAaatgtaatattttttattttttcgttTCTTGATGTCGCGTGGATGTAGATTTAACCAATCAAATAATGACACTTTCACAGGAATGAAGCTCCATCTCCGGCGAGCGGGTTGACGATTCCAATGTCGGCAAAGACCTATCAACCCAGTTTAAAAGCTTTCATGTTACCCAAAACCAATCAAATCCAATAAAGTAACAGCTTTTGTATCTGggtctttattttttgttcaaattcaTATATGGTTTTCATAGAAAGTTTTGTTAATTTCGTCGAGCCTAGGATGAAGCAGCGATTCGCATCGGGGGAGACAAGGCAAAGATCAATTTCTCCCATCCACGGCCTCAATCTCATGCTGCCGCTCCACCAGCTAAAAAGCACTGTGACCCCATATCTGGAAACCACCATACCCATGCCTTCTCCTTTGTTGGATGTTGGATGATTTCTCTGGGGAACTGAGTAAATATGCAATCAAAGATGTTGCCGGAGAAGATGAATGGCGaataagagagagagtgagagagaatatttggattttcaattttcaatttaagatttttaaatttgacatgattttttgtttattaattaGCCACGTGTCACTTGTTGATTTGTTACATCCATATATACGTCAAGtaggaaatgaaaaataaaaaattgtactTAAATGTCAAATTAGCATTTTTTAGGCCTTTTAACAGAAATTTAACAGAATGGCTATCTTGTACTCTTTTTGTAAGTGCAAACGCTTTATTAAtctaaacaaaaattaaagattTTTTTATCCAAAAGGCAACGTATAAGGGTCAATTTCATACTTACcccattaaaaaataaagaaataacttACAACATAAGCTAAGATAAGAGAAGGAATACTAGTTCACTTTATGATAAAATTCTACTGCTATTCAACACTCGTACGAGATTTCAAATATATTATGTGAGACATGTGAAGATCACAAATTCACTTTGAATAATCTACATCCCAAAGATCGGATAACTGGGATATGGATACCAAttgttaggatttttttttatcatttttgctaTTAATGAAAGTGTCCTCAAACTTTCACAAACGGATCGATTGAGccgttgattttttttgggttatttgaaGACTACAAAAAGCTCAAAGTCAAACAATGATAGTATAAAAACTCATGCTGTGAATATGACCCAACAGCTCAGCTTGGGTCCTATTGTTGTATCCTCTTTGAGGAAACCCAGGAAGCGTTCTTGTCGAACAAATACAAGTTCGAGTATGGAAATGACATTGAATAGTTGGATCTTGCCTGGCCACCCTCACATCCAAACCAAATGTGAAACGAAACCCCCAAATCTAGGTCAAGCcgttcttcatctccttcttgttttgttttttatggtTCATCTATATatggttttgatttttcaagAGCTTTAAATGGGCTTCAATGGGCTCTAAAATTATTTGGACCAAATAATTTACatgtgaattttattttctaagcATGATAGCCATGTCACAAAAAAGTTGCGAAAAAAGCTTTTTTTTACCTAAATTTGTCATAAGAGGCTAACGGGCACCAAAGTTGTAAATTGATGGGCTCAAATAATCTAAAAATAAAGTTTAAAGGCTCAATCTATTTATTTGTGAAAGTTTGAGGGTCATCTTATAATTTTTCCCTACATAATGAGATTGCGGGAGGGCATTTCCGTCCATCAACTCTTTTATTTGGCTGGCATGGCCCATCGTTTTGAAGACGTTCCTATTTAAGGAAATGGCGGTTCAGCGTCAAACGAAATGCAACAGCAATAACTGGGGAAGGAGGGGATGCGTTTCGGAGAGAAAATCTAAAAGGAATTTTTCCATACAAATCTTCAGATTCGGAGCAggtttttccttaattttcttCTAAGCTCGTCCACTTTTTCAGATTCACGGTTTGGTTTCTGTTTCATATCATTTACACTTGCGCAATTACCTCtatttctgtgtatatatatatgtttgcgtATGAGTTGGTGATGTGGTTTCCTTGTTTTTGCAAATTTTGATCAGATGGCGGAGGGGAATGTGCAATCGAGGTACGTGAGGTTGACCAAAGATCAGGCGCCGGCGGAAGATATCAATCCCGGAGAACTCAATCAACCCATTCAAGTCCCTCAGGTCTCGTGCCCTTCACACATTCATATGATTAAATTCTCTGAATATGAAGACGCTTTGTATTTTGATATGAAAGGGTTTATTT contains:
- the LOC119982881 gene encoding uncharacterized protein LOC119982881 isoform X2, whose translation is MYIDLLLIGFKALSSSSFTRPAPPSSSSSSSNLNFPVLATNNTGVGPSSNSFAASPCSSSHDGREDKRGSGSSTYSFVFGSVPSQFEVESAMAALQSLMQLISSSGPAFSLFQQLFNGRDVRALISHGYGRLIDAFHLLQTDPSVKRLVVSLAYDKAVWSAIMDNEVVRKLRASYRSDGIEKPQKSNEEPDCAMQFLLWIMETIKAKIADLIEKFHALTGDVLHAIDKEPNPEIRETLLEKVRSSLLVTIVIMLIIVFDRIQRA
- the LOC119982881 gene encoding uncharacterized protein LOC119982881 isoform X1, yielding MYIDLLLIGFKALSSSSFTRPAPPSSSSSSSNLNFPVLATNNTGVGPSSNSFAASPCSSSHDGREDKRGSGSSTYSFVFGSVPSQFEVESAMAALQSSLMQLISSSGPAFSLFQQLFNGRDVRALISHGYGRLIDAFHLLQTDPSVKRLVVSLAYDKAVWSAIMDNEVVRKLRASYRSDGIEKPQKSNEEPDCAMQFLLWIMETIKAKIADLIEKFHALTGDVLHAIDKEPNPEIRETLLEKVRSSLLVTIVIMLIIVFDRIQRA